A region of Thermovibrio ammonificans HB-1 DNA encodes the following proteins:
- the mdh gene encoding malate dehydrogenase — protein sequence MDRKKITIVGAGNIGATLALLLARRETADITLIDINEGVAKGKALDIMEASPILGFNAHVHGTGDYAETAGSDVVIITAGFPRKPGMSRDDLLFKNFEVVKSVSEQIKKYSPDAFVIVVTNPLDAMTYTALKVTGFPKNKVMGMAGVLDSARFAYFISEKTGISVENINAFVIGGHGDDMVPLRKFTTVAGMPVTKFLSKEELEEVIQRTRFGGGEIVRLLKTGSAFYAPAASILEMVLAILWNKRKILSASVYLDGEAGEYYGASGLCVGVPIILGKEGVEEIIKLDLTDEEWADWRKSVESVKRLVEKLPL from the coding sequence GTGGACAGAAAAAAGATAACAATAGTAGGTGCAGGTAACATCGGGGCAACTCTGGCCCTTCTCCTTGCAAGGAGAGAAACCGCCGACATCACCCTCATAGACATCAACGAAGGCGTTGCCAAGGGTAAGGCCCTTGACATAATGGAGGCCTCTCCGATTCTGGGCTTTAACGCTCACGTCCACGGAACCGGAGACTACGCCGAGACTGCAGGCTCCGATGTAGTTATCATCACCGCCGGCTTCCCCAGAAAGCCGGGGATGAGCCGAGACGACCTTCTATTTAAAAACTTCGAAGTTGTTAAGAGCGTTTCCGAGCAGATTAAGAAGTACTCTCCCGACGCTTTCGTTATTGTCGTTACCAACCCGCTGGATGCAATGACCTACACCGCTTTAAAAGTTACCGGCTTCCCGAAGAACAAAGTGATGGGAATGGCCGGAGTTCTCGACTCGGCCCGCTTTGCCTACTTCATCTCCGAAAAGACGGGCATCTCGGTTGAGAACATAAACGCCTTCGTTATAGGCGGTCACGGCGACGATATGGTACCCCTGAGGAAGTTTACAACAGTGGCCGGAATGCCGGTTACCAAATTCCTCTCTAAGGAGGAGCTCGAGGAGGTTATCCAGAGGACCCGTTTCGGCGGCGGAGAGATAGTTCGGCTCCTCAAAACAGGAAGTGCCTTCTATGCGCCGGCTGCCTCAATCCTTGAGATGGTTCTTGCAATCCTCTGGAACAAGAGGAAGATTCTCTCTGCCAGCGTTTACCTCGACGGAGAAGCCGGAGAGTACTACGGTGCAAGCGGCCTCTGTGTAGGCGTTCCGATAATCCTCGGAAAAGAAGGCGTAGAGGAGATAATCAAGCTCGACCTTACAGATGAGGAGTGGGCAGACTGGAGGAAGTCCGTTGAGTCGGTTAAGAGACTCGTTGAGAAGCTGCCCCTTTAG